One genomic window of Spirochaetota bacterium includes the following:
- a CDS encoding amino acid permease: protein MKRLFARKPLKLLLEEMEGENRLRRVLGPVTLTSLGIGAIIGTGIFVLTGIAAHDKAGPALMLSFVVSGGACVFAALCYAEFASMVPVAGSAYTYAYATLGEFFAWIIGWDLVLEYAVVSATVAHGWSHYFQNFMGVFGLALPIEFARAPIDFNPETGVFYLTGAYVDLTAIIITLLVTAILVKGIRESAWFNTLMVGIKLVIVLFVIVAGIFLVDPANWTPFAPFGFSGVSFFGKTVLGETGAGGAPLGMLAGAAIIFFAYIGFDSVSTHSEEAKNPRRDVPIGIIASLLICTVLYIAVAAVLTGMVRYDRINIDAPVADAFSQLGLTWAQLIIGVGAIAGMTSVLLVMMLSQPRVFLAMARDGLLPPSFFGAVHPRFRTPWKSTILTGLFVALLAAFLPLRVLAELTNIGTLLAFVIVCAAVLVVRKTHPEFDRPFRSPLFPFTPIMGILMCLMLMFSLPVENWLRLLGWLLAGVCIYFAYGRRHSVMAKIRGDGNR from the coding sequence ATGAAACGACTATTCGCCCGCAAACCGCTGAAGCTTTTACTCGAGGAGATGGAGGGCGAGAACCGTTTACGCCGCGTCCTGGGGCCGGTGACCCTCACCAGCCTGGGGATAGGGGCGATCATCGGGACGGGCATATTCGTGCTCACCGGCATAGCCGCGCATGACAAGGCCGGTCCCGCCCTCATGCTTTCGTTCGTGGTATCCGGCGGCGCCTGCGTCTTCGCGGCACTCTGCTACGCGGAGTTCGCGTCCATGGTGCCGGTCGCCGGTTCCGCCTACACGTACGCGTATGCGACCCTGGGCGAATTCTTCGCGTGGATTATCGGATGGGACCTCGTCCTCGAATACGCGGTCGTATCGGCCACCGTGGCCCACGGGTGGTCCCACTACTTCCAGAATTTCATGGGCGTGTTCGGGCTCGCGCTTCCCATCGAGTTCGCGCGCGCGCCGATAGATTTCAATCCCGAGACCGGGGTGTTTTACCTGACTGGCGCGTATGTCGACCTTACCGCGATCATCATTACACTGCTCGTCACCGCGATCCTCGTGAAGGGAATAAGGGAGAGCGCATGGTTCAATACGCTCATGGTCGGGATCAAGCTCGTGATCGTGCTCTTCGTGATCGTCGCGGGCATTTTCCTGGTCGATCCGGCCAACTGGACGCCGTTCGCGCCCTTCGGCTTTTCGGGCGTGAGCTTCTTCGGTAAAACCGTGCTGGGAGAGACCGGCGCGGGCGGTGCGCCCCTGGGCATGCTCGCCGGGGCAGCCATCATCTTCTTCGCCTATATCGGCTTCGACTCCGTGTCTACGCATTCGGAGGAGGCGAAGAATCCGCGGCGCGACGTGCCCATAGGCATCATCGCCTCGCTCCTCATCTGCACGGTGCTCTATATCGCGGTCGCCGCGGTGCTCACCGGCATGGTGCGCTACGACCGGATCAATATCGACGCCCCGGTCGCTGACGCCTTCAGCCAGCTTGGGCTCACCTGGGCGCAGCTCATCATCGGGGTGGGGGCGATCGCGGGGATGACCTCAGTGTTATTGGTCATGATGCTCAGCCAGCCGCGCGTCTTCCTCGCCATGGCCCGGGATGGGCTCCTGCCTCCCTCGTTTTTCGGCGCGGTGCACCCGCGTTTCCGTACCCCGTGGAAATCGACCATACTCACCGGGCTGTTCGTCGCGCTCCTGGCGGCGTTCCTGCCGCTGCGCGTGCTGGCCGAACTTACGAATATCGGCACCCTTCTCGCCTTCGTGATCGTGTGCGCCGCCGTGCTGGTGGTGCGGAAAACGCACCCGGAGTTCGACAGGCCCTTCCGCTCGCCGCTTTTCCCGTTCACGCCCATCATGGGCATACTCATGTGCCTCATGCTCATGTTTTCACTGCCGGTCGAGAACTGGCTGCGCCTGCTGGGCTGGCTCCTCGCCGGGGTATGCATCTATTTCGCCTACGGACGGCGCCACAGCGTCATGGCGAAGATTCGCGGGGACGGTAACCGATAA
- a CDS encoding diguanylate cyclase, whose translation MSFQGAELFYLLNLVFVVAYSTAMFMYLGRHDMRASGARSLQQVLVGIISWAFYDSIMARMGRLADPETAFLLFRVLSFMWLAFGGLASEQIISLIRPVGWRLRTLIYLPYFLMYLSHIAFPNYTSAAVYGIPGGWDSYPGPWQMVYNSLWMGMFLFLAGWLAVSVRRERDPNARSEKTVLLAGVVLAMGGLGLSRFLLQKMGPGFPALGNVSMALYALAAFVALKKYGRVISHRTIYRTTVNSIPNGLAHVHEGLVTWTNTAFLEMLGKSEAQTVGRPIRNLLNDAGMQADGAGEEESGARELPRDAVLHRGDSYLMVSSTPLDPDDPEQGTLFVLTDITDREKAAVAREHFIRELERLSSMDGLTRVYNRRFFDGRLEEEWFRLQRSGRPLSLLMLDIDHFKNYNDAYGHQAGDECLREIARIIRQNCKRASDIPARYGGEEFAVIMPETEAEGARAAADAIRREVQESGIVHAASPVAGMVTISIGAATVFPTKEFEPGSIVALADDALFKSKRAGRNRVTVRETAGSPSPGE comes from the coding sequence ATGAGTTTCCAGGGCGCCGAACTGTTCTATCTATTAAACCTGGTCTTCGTGGTGGCATACTCGACCGCCATGTTCATGTACCTGGGCCGTCATGACATGAGGGCGTCCGGGGCGCGGTCCCTCCAGCAGGTGCTCGTGGGCATCATTTCCTGGGCCTTCTACGATTCCATCATGGCCAGGATGGGAAGGCTGGCGGACCCGGAGACCGCCTTTCTCCTGTTTCGCGTGCTCAGCTTCATGTGGCTCGCGTTCGGCGGCCTGGCGAGCGAACAGATCATTTCGCTCATCCGGCCCGTGGGCTGGAGGTTGCGCACGCTCATTTATCTGCCCTACTTTTTAATGTACCTGTCGCACATCGCCTTCCCGAACTATACCAGCGCCGCCGTATATGGAATCCCGGGCGGATGGGACTCGTATCCCGGCCCCTGGCAGATGGTTTACAATTCGCTGTGGATGGGCATGTTCCTTTTCCTCGCGGGCTGGCTGGCCGTTTCGGTACGGCGCGAACGGGACCCGAACGCCAGAAGCGAAAAAACCGTGCTCCTCGCCGGGGTGGTGCTGGCGATGGGGGGACTGGGCCTTTCGAGGTTTCTACTGCAAAAAATGGGCCCCGGATTTCCCGCGCTGGGAAACGTCTCGATGGCGCTCTATGCCCTGGCCGCGTTCGTTGCTCTCAAGAAATACGGCAGGGTGATTTCGCACCGCACGATATACCGCACCACGGTGAACAGCATCCCCAACGGCCTGGCCCATGTACATGAGGGACTCGTCACATGGACGAACACCGCGTTCCTGGAGATGCTGGGAAAATCGGAGGCACAGACGGTGGGCAGGCCGATACGCAATCTCCTGAACGATGCCGGGATGCAGGCGGATGGAGCCGGCGAGGAAGAATCCGGAGCGCGCGAACTGCCGCGTGACGCGGTGCTTCACCGGGGCGATTCCTATCTCATGGTTTCGTCGACGCCCCTGGACCCGGACGACCCGGAACAGGGAACGCTCTTCGTGCTCACCGATATCACCGACCGCGAGAAGGCCGCCGTCGCGCGGGAGCATTTCATCCGCGAGCTGGAGCGCCTGTCCAGCATGGACGGGCTTACGCGCGTGTACAACCGCCGCTTTTTCGACGGCCGCCTGGAAGAGGAATGGTTCCGCCTCCAGCGCAGCGGAAGGCCGCTCTCGCTTCTTATGCTGGATATAGATCATTTCAAGAACTACAACGACGCCTACGGCCATCAGGCGGGCGACGAGTGTCTCCGGGAGATCGCGCGCATAATCCGGCAGAACTGCAAGCGCGCCTCCGACATCCCGGCGCGCTATGGCGGGGAGGAATTCGCCGTCATCATGCCGGAGACCGAGGCGGAAGGGGCACGGGCGGCCGCGGACGCGATACGCCGGGAGGTCCAGGAATCCGGTATCGTTCACGCGGCGTCGCCGGTTGCCGGCATGGTGACGATCAGCATCGGTGCGGCGACGGTATTTCCTACAAAGGAATTCGAGCCCGGGAGTATCGTCGCCCTCGCCGACGATGCGCTTTTTAAAAGCAAGCGGGCGGGCAGAAACAGGGTTACCGTCCGGGAAACGGCGGGATCCCCGTCCCCCGGGGAATGA
- a CDS encoding alpha/beta hydrolase — MIHRAVIGACMVTGVLLAAAAGCDAPEYAHTGEREGRYGYPVELRYETPDGWTIHATLSLSPRARRPLLIDIHMLQADRTYYPVRRETLEFCSVLVIDMRGHGDSLSYRGQTRSWETNEGNMYWGSFDDIRGGIRSVEKDHGAWVDTGKIFLEGNSYSCVLILQYFLAHPEGVRGLILMSPGDSYGQSVTQAYSTLLSSASPAPVFQVCSTGDYYCNNPVAVMENIWRTRMAAGASGALPLMKFVMEEGRVHGTHFLYTHRHRYPGTIIAWMKRVLGEPD; from the coding sequence TTGATACACCGGGCCGTTATCGGCGCGTGCATGGTGACGGGCGTGCTGCTTGCCGCCGCGGCGGGCTGCGACGCGCCGGAATATGCGCACACGGGCGAGCGCGAAGGCCGGTACGGCTACCCCGTGGAATTGCGCTACGAAACCCCCGACGGGTGGACAATCCACGCCACCCTCTCCCTCTCACCGCGGGCGCGCCGCCCCCTGCTCATCGACATCCATATGCTCCAGGCGGACCGCACCTACTACCCCGTGCGGCGCGAAACCCTGGAATTTTGCAGCGTGCTCGTGATCGACATGCGCGGTCACGGGGATTCGCTCTCGTACCGCGGGCAGACGCGCTCCTGGGAAACGAACGAGGGCAATATGTACTGGGGATCGTTCGACGATATCCGGGGGGGTATTCGATCCGTGGAGAAGGATCATGGCGCGTGGGTCGATACCGGAAAAATATTCCTCGAGGGAAACAGTTATTCCTGCGTTCTCATTCTCCAGTATTTCCTGGCGCACCCTGAAGGCGTGAGGGGTCTGATACTCATGTCCCCCGGAGACAGTTACGGCCAGAGCGTCACGCAGGCCTACTCCACGCTTCTCTCTAGCGCGTCACCGGCGCCTGTGTTCCAGGTGTGCTCTACGGGGGACTATTACTGCAACAATCCGGTTGCCGTCATGGAAAACATCTGGCGCACGCGCATGGCTGCGGGCGCATCGGGCGCGCTTCCGCTCATGAAATTCGTGATGGAAGAGGGCCGCGTCCACGGCACCCATTTCCTCTATACGCACCGGCACCGCTACCCGGGGACGATCATCGCGTGGATGAAGCGCGTGCTCGGCGAGCCCGATTGA
- a CDS encoding long-chain fatty acid--CoA ligase, whose amino-acid sequence MREYTLDKPDNLVEMFEDTLSRFGDREWLGTKNKKTNSYEWVSYREAAKKIDAIRGGLAKIGVKKGDGVAIIDNNSVEWAACCYASYGLGARFIPMYKAELLKIWNYILTDSGTRVLFVRDQEIFDKVKNWTTEIESLKNIFLIEGTGPDSLAELEKLGADNPVPAIHPGPEDIAGLIYTSGTTGEPKGVLLSHANFSSNVHACLKNMPMLDQHTRTLSFLPWAHSYGQTAELNTLMRMGGSCGFAESAQTIVDDLGLVKPTLLVAVPRIFNRVYDGLHARMNDEGGLAKTLFFMGKNSGQKKRDLAREGKSSFLANLKFAIADKIVFSKVRARFGGNLKMTLSSSAALSPNIAEFFFDIGLPIYEAWGMTEISPAGSANSPLAYKIGSVGKALDKVTFAIDKTETGPESRDGELVVYGPNVMKGYHNKPKETAETMTQDGGLRTGDRAYIDDDGFLYITGRIKEQFKLENGKFVYPAAIEEEIKLIPLVEFAMVYGLNMPYTVVLVYPDFLVLQKFAKENNLPEAPAELIKEEKVVKLFENTISGQLKGKFGSYEVPKKILLMAEGFSVENGMLTQTLKLKRRAVLQKYQSDINRLYQTK is encoded by the coding sequence ATGAGGGAGTATACGCTGGACAAACCGGACAATCTCGTTGAGATGTTCGAGGATACTTTATCCCGTTTTGGCGACCGGGAATGGCTGGGCACCAAGAACAAGAAGACTAATTCATACGAATGGGTCTCCTACCGCGAAGCGGCGAAAAAGATTGACGCCATCCGCGGCGGTCTCGCCAAGATAGGAGTCAAGAAGGGCGACGGGGTCGCCATCATCGACAACAACAGCGTTGAGTGGGCCGCATGCTGCTACGCCTCCTACGGCCTGGGCGCGCGATTCATCCCCATGTACAAGGCGGAGCTCCTTAAAATCTGGAATTATATCCTTACCGACAGCGGGACACGCGTCCTCTTCGTCAGGGACCAGGAGATTTTCGACAAGGTGAAAAACTGGACGACCGAGATCGAGTCGCTCAAGAATATCTTCCTGATCGAGGGAACCGGCCCCGATTCGCTCGCCGAGCTCGAGAAGCTGGGCGCGGACAATCCAGTCCCGGCCATTCATCCCGGCCCCGAGGATATCGCCGGGCTCATCTACACCTCGGGCACGACCGGGGAGCCCAAGGGCGTGCTCCTCTCGCACGCGAATTTCAGCAGCAACGTGCATGCCTGTCTCAAGAACATGCCCATGCTCGACCAACATACCCGCACACTGTCGTTTCTTCCGTGGGCGCACTCGTACGGCCAGACCGCGGAGCTCAACACCCTCATGCGGATGGGCGGCTCATGCGGATTCGCCGAGAGCGCACAGACGATCGTGGACGACCTGGGGCTCGTGAAACCCACGCTGCTGGTCGCCGTGCCCAGGATTTTCAACCGCGTATACGACGGTCTGCACGCGCGCATGAACGACGAGGGAGGGCTTGCCAAGACGCTGTTTTTCATGGGAAAAAATTCGGGACAGAAAAAACGCGATCTCGCCCGCGAAGGGAAATCCAGTTTCCTCGCGAATCTCAAGTTCGCGATCGCCGATAAAATCGTCTTCTCGAAGGTGCGTGCGCGCTTCGGAGGGAACCTCAAGATGACCCTGAGCTCCAGCGCGGCGTTGAGCCCCAACATCGCCGAATTCTTTTTCGATATCGGTCTTCCCATCTACGAGGCATGGGGAATGACCGAGATATCGCCCGCGGGTTCGGCCAATTCGCCGCTCGCGTACAAGATCGGGAGCGTGGGCAAGGCCCTGGACAAGGTGACGTTCGCCATCGACAAGACGGAGACCGGCCCGGAAAGCCGGGACGGGGAGCTTGTCGTGTACGGCCCCAACGTGATGAAGGGATACCACAACAAGCCCAAGGAAACCGCGGAAACCATGACCCAGGACGGGGGGCTTCGCACGGGCGACCGCGCCTACATAGACGACGACGGCTTCCTGTATATAACCGGGAGAATCAAGGAGCAGTTTAAGCTGGAGAACGGAAAGTTCGTATATCCCGCCGCGATCGAGGAGGAAATCAAGCTGATTCCCCTGGTGGAATTCGCGATGGTCTACGGCCTCAACATGCCCTACACCGTGGTACTCGTGTACCCCGATTTCCTCGTGCTGCAGAAATTCGCGAAAGAGAACAATCTGCCGGAGGCCCCCGCGGAGCTCATAAAGGAAGAAAAGGTCGTGAAGCTGTTCGAAAACACGATTAGCGGGCAGTTGAAGGGCAAGTTCGGCTCGTACGAGGTCCCCAAAAAGATACTTCTCATGGCGGAGGGCTTTTCCGTAGAAAACGGGATGCTCACGCAGACGCTCAAGCTTAAACGGCGCGCGGTGCTCCAGAAGTACCAGTCCGACATCAACAGGCTCTACCAGACGAAGTAA